From the bacterium genome, the window CATGGGACAGCTTAACGCTCATTTCGCGATGACCCGGGCTATTGAAAAAGCGGAACATTCAGGCGTCTGCATCGCCACCGTGCGCAACTCGAATCATTTCGGCATTGCAGGCTATTACGCCAAGATGGCGAGCGATAAAGGCTATATTGGATTTGCCATGACCAATTCCGAGGCGATTATGGTGCCGACGTTCGGTCGAATGGCGATGATCGGCAGCAATCCGATCGCCATGGCCATGCCGGCCGAGCCCTATCCGTTTTTATTCGATGCCTCCACCACGGTGGTCACGCGGGGTAAATTGGAGATCTATAATAAAAACAACCAGCCGCTTCCGGAAGGGTGGGCGTTGGATAAAAACGGCAAAGGGTCGACCGACGCAGCGGATGTGCTGAAAAACATTGTGGCCAAAGCCGGCGGCGGCATCATGCCGCTGGGCGGTGAATTCGAGCGCACCGGCAGCCACAAGGGTTATGGATACGGCATGGTCTGCGAAATCTTTTGTTCGATACTGTCCCAGGGCATCACCTCCAATCACACCCATCAGGGCGGTAAAGGGGGAACCTGCCACGGCTTTGCCTGCATGAATCCGAAAATTTTTGGTGATGCGCAGGCGATCGAAAAAAATCTCTCTGCATTTCTCCAGGAACTGCGCGATGCGCCGAAAAGCGAGGGCGCGGAACGCATTTACACCCATGGGGAAAAAGAGATCCTTGCTTACGCGGAGCGGATGAAAAACGGCATCGCGATCAATGTCCATACCGTGGCGGAGATGGTCGATTTTTGTGCGTTTGTCGGCCTGGATGTCAAACGCTATCTCGGCGAAGTGGACCTTGACGGCATTCAAAGGGCGAGTTCCTACAAATAATAACCCCTTGAGGGCGTGGGTTGCGCTGGTTTCGCGCTCCTATCGCTGCAAAGGTGTTTTGCAGGTTGGAAGCTGAACATACCCAGGAGGTGAGCGAATGATTCAAGGAGAACTTTCGCGGCGGGATTTTTTTGCATCCACCCTGGCCGCCGGGTCGGTGATGGCGTTTTCCGGACTGAACAGGGGCCTGGCGGCTGAGGCCGCCTCTTCTTCTACAGCCAAGACGCCTACGCGCATTCAGGTGGTCTATATGGCTAAACCGATTCCCACCTGGCCCTGTCCGGATCTCGATGTCAGGGCGGAGATGGATAGAATAGACCAGCAACTGCGCGCCCTGCAAAAGCAATGCGGCCATCCTGTGCAATTTTGCGGCGGCCAGTTGGTGCGCACCGCAGAGGATATGCCGGAATTTCTGGCCAAGGTTCAGCGGGTCGACGGCATTCTGGCGTTCAATCTCACCTCCACCTGCGGCCCGATGTTCTCGCCGATCGTATCCCTGGACATTCCCACGGTGCTTTTTTCTCAGCCCTACAGCGGTCACGACTGGTCTACGGTTTCCGGCATGCAAAAACAGGGCAAAAAAGTGGAGGTCATCGCCAGCAGCGATTTCAACGATCTGCTGCCGGTCCTGCGCATTTTCGCCGCGCTGCAGCGCACGCGGCAGACGCATATCCTCTGCCTGCGCGCCGGCCGGGAGAAAAAAGCGCTGGAGAACGATCTCGAGGCGCGCTTCGGCCTACGCATCTCGCTGATGGATTATGCGGAACTCAATGCGTTGTATGCCCAAGCGGATGAAAAAACGGCCGTGGAAATGGCGGATGCGTTTATCGCCGGAGCGATCCGCATGATTGAGCCCGGCCGTAAGGATGTGATCGATTCCATGAAGCTTTATTCGGCGGTTCAGGCGTTGTTGGCAAAACATGGCTCGGAAGTCATCACCATCGACTGTCTGGGCGGATTCAAACGCAACGATCTGCCGGCATATCCCTGCGTCGCCTGGACGTTGTTGAACAACAGCGGCCGCATCG encodes:
- a CDS encoding Ldh family oxidoreductase, producing the protein MTNTIIYRYDALKSFCEDAFTKLGFSQKDSEIITDVLLLSDLYGIESHGMQRLVRYHKGIEKGMIKVDAKPEIVFETPVSLVIDGHDGMGQLNAHFAMTRAIEKAEHSGVCIATVRNSNHFGIAGYYAKMASDKGYIGFAMTNSEAIMVPTFGRMAMIGSNPIAMAMPAEPYPFLFDASTTVVTRGKLEIYNKNNQPLPEGWALDKNGKGSTDAADVLKNIVAKAGGGIMPLGGEFERTGSHKGYGYGMVCEIFCSILSQGITSNHTHQGGKGGTCHGFACMNPKIFGDAQAIEKNLSAFLQELRDAPKSEGAERIYTHGEKEILAYAERMKNGIAINVHTVAEMVDFCAFVGLDVKRYLGEVDLDGIQRASSYK